A stretch of DNA from Ktedonobacteraceae bacterium:
TGTTGGCTCGGACATTCATGGGCGCTGGATGACCATGCAAGGGTATGATGTCTTCGAGCCGATCGGATTCGACGCCTTCGGCATCCACAGCGAAAACTTCGCTATCAAGCGCGGCGTGCATCCCATGCTGCTCACCGGACACAACGTCGAACATTTTCGCGAACAGCAGTTGAAGCGCATCGGCAATCGCTTCGACTGGTCGCACGAGGCACATACCACCGACCCGCGCTACTATAAATGGACGCAGTGGATTTTCCTGCAATTGTTCAAAGCTGGATTGGCCGAACGCAAGACCGCGCCGGTCAACTGGTGTCCAAAGGACAAAACCGTGCTGGCCGATGAACAGGTAATTGCCGGTCGCTGCGAGCGCTGCGGAACGCTGGTAGAGCGGCGCTGGCTGGAACAGTGGTTCCTGAAACTGACAGCCTACGCGCAGCGGCTCCTGGACAACCTGGAATGGATCGACTGGTCGGAGCGCGTCAAAACGGCCCAGCGCAACTGGATAGGCCGTTCAGAGGGACTCGAATTTGAGATGCAGATCGATGGGTTACCGGGCGAGAGCGTACAGGTCTATACGACGCGCCCGGATACCATCTTCGGCATGACCTTCGTAGCGCTGGCCCCACTTCACCCGCTTATTCCACGCATCACAGCGGGCGAGCATCTCACAGCTGTCACCGCCTACCAGCAGCAGGCCAATCGTCCACACGACGACGAGCAGCGCATCATGACCGGCGTCTTCACTGGAGCCTTTGCCCTGCATCCCCTGACCGGCGAGCGCATTCCTATCTGGGTAGCTGATTTTGTCCTGGAAGGCTACGGTGCAGGCGCGATCATGGGCGTCCCGGCGCACGACGAACGCGACATGGCCTTCGCGAAAGCCATGGGATTGCCGGTGCGCGTGATAGTTATCCCGCCCGATGACGATGCAGCGCTGCTTGTGGAACAGATGCAGCAAACCGGAGAAGCATATGTGCAACCGGGAGTGCTGATCGATTCCGCCGGGTATTCAGGCATGACCTCGGCACAGGCCAGCGACGCCTTTGCTGCCTGGTTCGAGGAGCGTGGTAGCGGCAAGCGGGTCGCGAAATACCACCTGCGCGACTGGCTCATCAGCCGCCAGCGCTACTGGGGGCCGCCCATTCCAATCATCTACTGCCCGCGGCATGGAGCCGTAGCGGTGCCGGAAGACCAGTTGCCGGTTCTCCTGCCCAGCACGGAGAACTGGATGCCCACCGGAACCGGAGCGTCACCGCTCGCGGCCATCGAGGAGTTTGTCTCGACAACCTGCCCCATCTGCGGCCAACCGGCCAGGCGCGAAACGGATGTCAGCGATAACTTCCTGGACTCAGCCTGGTACTACCTACGCTACCTGTCTCACAACGACGAGACGCAGGCCTGGGACCCGGCCCTGGCGCGCAAGTGGCTACCGGTTGACATGTACATCGGCGGCCTGGAACACAGCGTTCTGCACCTGATGTACGCACGCTTTATCGCGATGGCGCTGCACGATCTTGGCTATCTGGAGTTCGAGGAGCCGTTTAAACGCTTCCGTGCCAACGGTACGATTACGAAGGATGGCGCGAAGATCTCCAAATCAAGAGGGAACGTCGTCAACCCGGACGACTACATCTCGCGCTTCGGCGCGGATGTGTTCAGAGTCTACCTGATGTTCATGGGACCTTATGATGCCGGCGGCGATTTCAGCGACCGCGGCATCGGCGGTGTCGTGCGCTTCCTTGACCGCGCCTGGTCGCTGGTCACGCGCCATGCCGCGAGCGCGGTCGAGGAAGCGGTCCAGGGAGATGCGCGGCGTGTCCTTCACCAAACCATCAAGCGCGTCACCGAAGATATCGCCACCCTGAAATACAATACCGCAATTGCTGCGCTGATGGAGTTGCTCAACAGCCTGGAAAGCAGGCAAACCGTTACAGGCGAGGAACTGCGCACGCTGTTGCTGCTTATGGCTCCCCTGGCTCCCTATATCACAGAGGAACTCTGGGAGCGCATTGGCCAGCCAGGCTCAATCCACACCGCATCCTGGCCCGCGTTCGATACTGACGCTATCCGCGCCGAGACGCTGGCACTCGCTGTGCAGGTCAACGGTCGCGTCCGTGGTCGCCTCGAAGTCGCGTACAACACGCCCGAAGCTGAGATCAAACGGCTGGCGCTAGAGGCTCCCAGAGTGCAAGCATATATAGATGGGCAGCAAGTGAGCCGCGTGATTTACGTACCGGAGCGGCTGGTGAATATTGTGACCGAGTAAGAAAGGCACGGAGCAGCAAATATGATCGATTCGCTAACATTCATCACAAGCAATCCAGGAAAGGCCAGGCAACTCGGCCGGTATCTAGACTTTCCCGTGATTCACAAAAACATTGACCTGGTCGAAATGCAATCGCTTGATTTAACAGAGATCATCGAGCAGAAAGCCAAAGAGGCTTATAAGCATATCCGCTCGCCGGTACTGGTAGAAGATACCTCGCTACGATTTCTGACATTGGGCAGATTGCCGGGGCCACTCATCAAATGGTTTTTAACAGAACTGGGTACAAATGGGCTTTGCAAGTTGCTTGATGGATATACGGATCGATCTGCCCTGGCAGAAGTACAATTTGGCTTGTATGATGGCGAGATGTTTCAGTCCTTCGCAGGTAGTAGAGAAGGTTCGATTGCTCCTGCTCCACGCGGGAACAGCGGCTTTGGTTGGGATTCCATATTCATCCCTAAAGGGTATCACAAGACATGGGGCGAGATGACGAGCAGCGAAACGCAAGAAACATCGATGAGAAAAATCGCGCTGAAGAAACTGGAAGTGTATTTATCTGCCCTGTAGGGGTAGGGGAGCTTGCTCCCCCACCCCTACTGAGATTGTAACGTCCTATGCGTAATTCCAGGTCACGCGCTTCAGAAGGTATGATGGCAGTTCGTTAATGGGAAGACGAATCTGAGTCATACCATCACGCTCGCGAATCGTGACTGTCGAATCCTCAAGGGTCTGGAAATCGACGGTGACGCAATACGGCGTGCCGATCTCGTCCTGGCGGCGATAGCGGCGACCGATATTGGCCACATCATCGTACTGCGCGACCATGAACCGCTTCAAGCGATTATGGATATCCTTCGCCGTCGTTACCAGTTCCTCTTTGTTCTTCTGCAAGGGCAATACCGCGACCTTGACGGGCGCCAGCCACGGATGCAGGCGCAGCACAGTGCGGCCCTCCTTATCCTTGCCGGATGGTGGCTCTTCCTCGTAGGCATCGAGCAGCAGGTTCAGGAAGGTGCGATCCACGCCGCCAGAGGTCTCGACGATCCATGGGATATACCGTTCTTTGGTCTCTGGATCGGTATAGCTCAGGTCGTGGCCGCTGTACTCACTGTGGCGCGAAAGATCCCAGTCTTGCCGCCAGTGAATGCCCTCCCATTCCTGCCAGCCCAGTACAGTTCGATACTCGATGTCGAAAGCTTGCTTCGCGTAATGGGCAAGCTCATCGGGCGCGTGAGCGCGGAAGCGCAGGCGATCCTTGTGGTTGATGATACCCTCGTACCACTTGAAGCGGAACTCTTTCCAGTAATCGAACCACTTCTGCATCTCGCTCGGATGCACGAAGAATTGCAGGTCCCACTGCTCGAATTCGCGCTGGCGGAAGAGGAAGTTGCCGGGTGTGACCTCGTTGCGGAACGCCTTACCAATCTGGCAAATGCCGAAAGGTATCTGCATGCGCGAGGACTTCAAGACATTATCGTAGTCCAGGTAGATGTTCTGGCAGGCCTCGCCGCGCAGGTAGGTCTTCATGCGCTCGCCCTCGACGACGCCGATATATGTTTCCATCATCAGGTTGAAGAGACGCGGCTCCGTCAGTTCGCCGCCACATTCCGGGCATTTATTTTGCTCGACGTTCTCTACTGGCAGGTGATCCAGGCGGAAACGCCGCTTGCAGTTCTTGCAATCCACGAGCCGGTCGACGAAATTCTCAACATGGCCGCTGGCCTCCCACACGCGCGGGTGCGTGATGATATTGCCTTCGATACCGACGACGTTATCATTCATCTGCACCATCGACCACCACCAGTAGCGGCGGATGTTGTTGCGCAATTCGACGCCGAGCGGCCCGAAGTCATAGATGCCGGAGACGCCGCCGTAGATTTCGGAGTTGGGGTAGACGAAGCCACGCCGCTTGCACAACGAAACGATCTTCTCAATGGGAACAAGCGGAGTGTCCTCGGTTGCTTGAACCTTGTCCTCTGTCTGTGTCATGAGTGGTTTCTTTCCTTTCCTCAAAAACATGATATTTGAGGTCGAACCACTCAATAAAGGTCGCAACGATTTCTGAGTGGCCGCCTCAAAAAAATTCCCCAGGCGTTCATTCTTCTGCAAAACGCCCAGGGACGAATACATGCCGTTGCAGGCCTGGGGCAACTACAAACTGCGGCATGATGCGCGGTTCCACCCTGCTTCTTCACCCAATCGTGTGAAGCCACTCATTGAATCCAGCTCCGAAGCGCCTTCGCCTGCTGCGAATAACCGGCATCGCACCATTCGCCGGCTCTCTGCTATCCCTGGCAGGTTACTCCTCTTCATCATCACTGGAGGATATATGCTTGTATGTGCGTAGTATATCGCAGTTGAGGGGAAGATGCAATAGTCACGGCTTGAGTTCGTTTTTTTGAGGACTTGTCGGATCATTTCTCGGATGCCATCTCGATTGTTGTGTAGCGAAAGGGTCGTAGAGAAAGAGCCCTCAGACCTTAGCGATTAATCTCAATGATTAAGACCCAGGCATCAGTAAAAGCGGCGAGGAAGGAGAGCAGGGTCGCGGCGACCATCCAATAGAGACCGTTGATTCCGAAGATCAGGACAACGATGCCAGCAAGAACAAAGGAGATCGCCGCCACCTGGCTGACCACGCCCCAACGGACGAACGCGCGGCGATACTGAGCTTGCGTCTTGCGCAGGCTATTGAGTTGGAGGAGAGACATCATCACCCAATCGATCAGTCCAATGAGCAGGATTTCGATACCAATGGCAAGGAAGGACTGTCCAGGAATCAGGAGCAGCGAGCAAATGAAGAGTACCGCCACCAGGGCCACCAGGGCTTCTAAAGCTCGATTGGTCAAGATAGATGACGCCATAATCTTCGTGAGATTGATCGAGACTCCCACAAAGACGAGCCCAGTCAGCGCGGCTGAGGCTCCCAGCTCGCCAACGAAAAAATTCTCCCAACCACTCATATCTGCTCCTTGACAAGACTTTTCTCTGATCGCTCCTCTGCATCCAACCACCCTTCTGAATACTTGAGGTTGAGTTCATTCTACCACACTTTGCTTCTGATAGGTGAGGGCATTGAGTAGGACACTGGGGGCTGCACATCGCTACACAACTAGCAAGATAGCACCTGTCTTTCTCTCTCAAGGATACCTCCTTTTCCCTCCTCTCATCAAATCACGATGGACTGATCACTAGAGCAAACAGGAGCGCCGCCAACCTTAATGGCGGGGACGCTGCCTTTGGTAAAAGACGGCAATCTCTGGTAAAATGAAGTCAGAAGAAGTGTTTCATATGAGAGCACAGGAGCCAGAGTGAATACAACTCTCAACAATCAAACCGCTTTAATTGACGATGAAGAACCTGACCGGCTGATTAATATATTACGGTCATGGGGCATCGACTATTTGATGGCTGCCTCTTATACCACAGGGAAGGCAGATCATCTATCGCCCGTTGAGTTAGTGAAATGCCTGGCGCAATGTAAGTATCCACGTGTCCGTGATGCAAGCATCTCACTCTTCTTATTGCACCCTGAGTTAGCAGACGCTATCGATGAAGCCTACCGCTCAAGCCCTCTACCAGTTAGCGAGCAGATTGCAGTTTTGACACTGGCCACGCTTTACCTCCAACGATTATGGTCATTTCGACTGACGGTAGCGCTTGGACATACTCCTTGTTTCCCTGAGCAGCGTTTCGCACATCTCTGGCAAAGTCGGCATTTACCTCGACCGGTATGCAGATATGGACAGCAGGGATTGGAGGCATTGCAGGCAATCGAGCAGCAACGCCGGGGCTTGCCATTGAACTTTATCGGAGATTGGCAAAATCAGCTAGATCATCTATTGCTGCAAGAAGAG
This window harbors:
- the leuS gene encoding leucine--tRNA ligase, whose translation is MPQQEPASIDAGTPEQGQQTQQTSSSQLARVRPPRYDFASFEEKWRERWEQQHLYQVDLERAERPYYNLMMFPYPSAEGLHVGNMYSYVGSDIHGRWMTMQGYDVFEPIGFDAFGIHSENFAIKRGVHPMLLTGHNVEHFREQQLKRIGNRFDWSHEAHTTDPRYYKWTQWIFLQLFKAGLAERKTAPVNWCPKDKTVLADEQVIAGRCERCGTLVERRWLEQWFLKLTAYAQRLLDNLEWIDWSERVKTAQRNWIGRSEGLEFEMQIDGLPGESVQVYTTRPDTIFGMTFVALAPLHPLIPRITAGEHLTAVTAYQQQANRPHDDEQRIMTGVFTGAFALHPLTGERIPIWVADFVLEGYGAGAIMGVPAHDERDMAFAKAMGLPVRVIVIPPDDDAALLVEQMQQTGEAYVQPGVLIDSAGYSGMTSAQASDAFAAWFEERGSGKRVAKYHLRDWLISRQRYWGPPIPIIYCPRHGAVAVPEDQLPVLLPSTENWMPTGTGASPLAAIEEFVSTTCPICGQPARRETDVSDNFLDSAWYYLRYLSHNDETQAWDPALARKWLPVDMYIGGLEHSVLHLMYARFIAMALHDLGYLEFEEPFKRFRANGTITKDGAKISKSRGNVVNPDDYISRFGADVFRVYLMFMGPYDAGGDFSDRGIGGVVRFLDRAWSLVTRHAASAVEEAVQGDARRVLHQTIKRVTEDIATLKYNTAIAALMELLNSLESRQTVTGEELRTLLLLMAPLAPYITEELWERIGQPGSIHTASWPAFDTDAIRAETLALAVQVNGRVRGRLEVAYNTPEAEIKRLALEAPRVQAYIDGQQVSRVIYVPERLVNIVTE
- a CDS encoding non-canonical purine NTP pyrophosphatase — encoded protein: MIDSLTFITSNPGKARQLGRYLDFPVIHKNIDLVEMQSLDLTEIIEQKAKEAYKHIRSPVLVEDTSLRFLTLGRLPGPLIKWFLTELGTNGLCKLLDGYTDRSALAEVQFGLYDGEMFQSFAGSREGSIAPAPRGNSGFGWDSIFIPKGYHKTWGEMTSSETQETSMRKIALKKLEVYLSAL
- a CDS encoding glycine--tRNA ligase, whose translation is MTQTEDKVQATEDTPLVPIEKIVSLCKRRGFVYPNSEIYGGVSGIYDFGPLGVELRNNIRRYWWWSMVQMNDNVVGIEGNIITHPRVWEASGHVENFVDRLVDCKNCKRRFRLDHLPVENVEQNKCPECGGELTEPRLFNLMMETYIGVVEGERMKTYLRGEACQNIYLDYDNVLKSSRMQIPFGICQIGKAFRNEVTPGNFLFRQREFEQWDLQFFVHPSEMQKWFDYWKEFRFKWYEGIINHKDRLRFRAHAPDELAHYAKQAFDIEYRTVLGWQEWEGIHWRQDWDLSRHSEYSGHDLSYTDPETKERYIPWIVETSGGVDRTFLNLLLDAYEEEPPSGKDKEGRTVLRLHPWLAPVKVAVLPLQKNKEELVTTAKDIHNRLKRFMVAQYDDVANIGRRYRRQDEIGTPYCVTVDFQTLEDSTVTIRERDGMTQIRLPINELPSYLLKRVTWNYA